A region of Chelonia mydas isolate rCheMyd1 chromosome 7, rCheMyd1.pri.v2, whole genome shotgun sequence DNA encodes the following proteins:
- the SELENOK gene encoding selenoprotein K isoform X3, with translation MVYISNGQVLDTQSRAPWSLSFITDFFWGIADFVVLFFQSIVQPDLRRRGYTSSSNSRYDDGRGPPGNPRRRMGRINHGGGGPSPPPMAGGG, from the exons ATGGTTTACATTTCGAACG GACAAGTGTTGGATACCCAGAGTCGGGCTCCTTGGAGTTTGTCATTTATAACAGACTTCTTCTGGGGAATAGCAGATTTTGTGGTTTTATT cTTCCAGAGCATTGTTCAGCCAGATTTGAGAAGGAGAGGCTATACATCTTCCTCAAACTCAAGATATGATGATGGAAGAGG GCCTCCAGGAAATCCTCGTCGTAGGATGGGTCGGATAAATCACGGCGGTGGAGGTCCCAGTCCACCACCCATGGCTGGAGGAGGATGA
- the SELENOK gene encoding selenoprotein K isoform X2, giving the protein MVYISNGQVLDTQSRAPWSLSFITDFFWGIADFVVLFFQSIVQPDLRRRGYTSSSNSRYDDGRGPPGNPRRRMGRINHGGGGPSPPPMAGGGUGR; this is encoded by the exons ATGGTTTACATTTCGAACG GACAAGTGTTGGATACCCAGAGTCGGGCTCCTTGGAGTTTGTCATTTATAACAGACTTCTTCTGGGGAATAGCAGATTTTGTGGTTTTATT cTTCCAGAGCATTGTTCAGCCAGATTTGAGAAGGAGAGGCTATACATCTTCCTCAAACTCAAGATATGATGATGGAAGAGG GCCTCCAGGAAATCCTCGTCGTAGGATGGGTCGGATAAATCACGGCGGTGGAGGTCCCAGTCCACCACCCATGGCTGGAGGAGGATGAGGAAGGTAA
- the SELENOK gene encoding selenoprotein K isoform X1 yields the protein MVYISNGQVLDTQSRAPWSLSFITDFFWGIADFVVLFFQSIVQPDLRRRGYTSSSNSRYDDGRGPPGNPRRRMGRINHGGGGPSPPPMAGGGUGR from the exons ATGGTTTACATTTCGAACG GACAAGTGTTGGATACCCAGAGTCGGGCTCCTTGGAGTTTGTCATTTATAACAGACTTCTTCTGGGGAATAGCAGATTTTGTGGTTTTATT cTTCCAGAGCATTGTTCAGCCAGATTTGAGAAGGAGAGGCTATACATCTTCCTCAAACTCAAGATATGATGATGGAAGAGG GCCTCCAGGAAATCCTCGTCGTAGGATGGGTCGGATAAATCACGGCGGTGGAGGTCCCAGTCCACCACCCATGGCTGGAGGAGGATGAGGAAG GTAA